A window of the Desulfobacula toluolica Tol2 genome harbors these coding sequences:
- a CDS encoding amidohydrolase family protein produces MIIDSHTHIFPETVKQNRSRYFDNEPEFKLLYDSPKAKICTIDDLIESMDTHRVDISIICGFPWRNPEFAVQNNNVIIEAAQKYPNQIKGLACFDAAWEGAANETRRCIDAGLCGAGELAFYLSGIDKAALKALDPVMAELRDNGNLPCMIHTNEPVGHYYPGKTPITLEQIYTLAKTFPDNKIILAHWGGGILFYNTMKKETKAAFKNIWYDTAASPYLYDSQIYNIAVDAGVADKVLLGTDFPLLTPARYYKDIDNSTINEIQKEQILGKNAALLYGLI; encoded by the coding sequence ATGATTATTGATTCACACACCCATATTTTCCCGGAAACCGTAAAACAGAACAGATCACGGTATTTTGATAATGAACCTGAATTCAAACTTCTTTATGATTCACCCAAAGCCAAAATCTGCACTATTGATGATTTAATCGAATCAATGGACACTCACAGAGTGGATATCTCGATCATTTGCGGATTCCCCTGGAGAAATCCTGAATTTGCTGTCCAAAATAATAACGTTATCATTGAGGCTGCTCAAAAATATCCTAATCAAATTAAGGGTCTGGCATGTTTTGATGCAGCGTGGGAAGGTGCGGCAAATGAAACCCGACGATGTATTGATGCAGGTCTTTGTGGGGCAGGAGAACTGGCATTCTATCTTTCCGGGATTGACAAAGCAGCCTTAAAAGCTCTTGATCCTGTCATGGCCGAGCTAAGGGATAACGGCAACCTGCCCTGCATGATCCACACAAATGAACCTGTGGGACATTATTATCCCGGCAAAACCCCCATTACCCTGGAGCAGATCTACACGCTTGCCAAAACCTTTCCGGACAATAAGATCATACTTGCCCACTGGGGCGGTGGAATCTTATTTTATAATACCATGAAAAAAGAGACAAAAGCCGCTTTTAAAAATATCTGGTATGACACTGCAGCTTCACCGTATTTATATGATTCACAAATCTATAATATTGCAGTTGATGCGGGAGTTGCCGACAAAGTTCTTCTGGGCACTGATTTTCCTCTCCTGACACCTGCCAGGTATTATAAGGATATTGATAACTCCACTATCAATGAAATCCAAAAAGAACAGATACTGGGAAAGAATGCAGCCCTTCTATATGGATTAATATGA
- a CDS encoding substrate-binding domain-containing protein — translation MIKKKIFINLLAVAFVMTLAFSAQAQNKSLMMATTTSTDNTGLLDYLIPHFEKETGIALKWTATGTGKALKLGQNCDVDVLLVHAPPAEKKYIENGYGKDRRQVMYNDFVIIGPETDPAGIKGKSISDALNAVKSKQAVFMSRGDDSGTNKKEKLLWKNAGIALPDKEKWYVQTGQGMLSTIHIAQEREGYTMTDRGTYIKYQSQKGGNAPLKVLVEGDQILLNQYSVLTLAPENCPKAKYDLALQFSDWMASQNAQDLIKNFRLLGQKLFIPNAK, via the coding sequence ATGATTAAAAAGAAAATTTTTATCAATTTGTTAGCAGTCGCTTTTGTCATGACCCTGGCATTCAGCGCACAGGCTCAAAATAAGAGCCTGATGATGGCAACCACCACCAGCACCGACAACACAGGACTTCTGGACTATCTGATCCCTCATTTTGAAAAAGAAACCGGCATAGCCCTGAAATGGACTGCCACGGGAACCGGCAAGGCATTAAAGCTGGGCCAGAACTGTGATGTTGATGTGCTGCTGGTTCACGCACCGCCCGCAGAAAAAAAATACATTGAAAACGGATATGGAAAAGACAGAAGACAGGTCATGTACAATGACTTTGTCATCATTGGACCTGAAACCGATCCGGCAGGGATTAAAGGCAAAAGCATCTCTGATGCCTTGAATGCGGTCAAAAGCAAACAAGCCGTGTTCATGAGCCGGGGGGATGATTCCGGCACCAACAAAAAAGAAAAACTTTTATGGAAAAATGCCGGTATTGCACTGCCTGACAAAGAAAAATGGTATGTTCAGACAGGACAGGGAATGCTGTCAACCATCCATATTGCCCAGGAAAGAGAAGGGTATACCATGACGGACCGAGGCACATACATCAAATACCAGTCCCAGAAAGGCGGTAATGCCCCTTTAAAAGTCCTGGTGGAAGGGGATCAAATCCTGTTGAACCAATACAGCGTATTAACACTTGCCCCTGAAAACTGCCCCAAAGCAAAATATGACCTGGCACTCCAATTCTCGGACTGGATGGCTTCACAAAACGCTCAGGATCTGATCAAAAACTTCAGACTGCTTGGACAAAAGCTGTTTATACCCAACGCAAAATAG
- the ccsA gene encoding cytochrome c biogenesis protein CcsA codes for MNLQTAGMVLHITTVLYFISMAGYVLFLFNQKKVYQKAAFRLITAAIAFHLISMVIYTAATRHVPILNLSQNLSMAAFALGSMFLFFQYKFDLKILGVFVSVLLSGIMLMVLILPDVPVETNDVLKGFWFYSHIILVFTGDAALALACGAGILYLLQEKGIKTKSPGFFFKRLPSLDLLDNVGYTCLSTGFALLTIGLVTGFVYAKFVWGRFWSWDPKEVFSVGTWLVYAALLHLRLYSGWRGRKSAIMTIIGFFIIIFTFLGVNMMIGGHHQVFTK; via the coding sequence ATGAATCTTCAAACCGCTGGAATGGTGCTACACATAACAACCGTACTCTATTTTATCAGCATGGCAGGGTATGTGTTGTTTTTGTTCAATCAAAAGAAAGTCTATCAAAAAGCGGCCTTTCGCCTGATTACAGCGGCCATTGCGTTTCATTTGATCAGCATGGTGATTTACACGGCGGCAACCCGGCATGTGCCCATCCTGAATTTGTCCCAGAACTTGTCAATGGCGGCATTTGCTCTGGGCAGCATGTTTTTGTTTTTCCAGTACAAATTTGATCTTAAAATTCTCGGGGTGTTTGTCTCTGTTTTGTTGTCCGGCATTATGCTGATGGTATTGATTCTGCCTGATGTGCCGGTTGAAACAAATGATGTTTTAAAAGGGTTCTGGTTTTATTCCCACATTATTCTGGTTTTTACAGGCGATGCCGCCCTTGCACTGGCATGCGGGGCAGGGATTTTATACTTGCTGCAGGAAAAGGGGATTAAAACAAAAAGTCCGGGGTTCTTTTTTAAAAGGTTGCCGTCATTGGATCTTCTGGATAATGTCGGGTATACCTGTTTAAGCACGGGATTTGCCTTGCTCACCATTGGGCTTGTGACAGGCTTTGTGTATGCAAAGTTTGTCTGGGGAAGATTCTGGAGCTGGGACCCCAAAGAGGTCTTTTCAGTGGGAACCTGGCTTGTGTATGCGGCGTTACTGCATCTTCGGCTTTATTCAGGATGGCGGGGCAGAAAATCAGCCATAATGACCATTATCGGTTTTTTTATCATCATATTTACGTTTCTTGGGGTAAATATGATGATAGGCGGGCATCATCAAGTCTTTACAAAATAA
- a CDS encoding precorrin-2 dehydrogenase/sirohydrochlorin ferrochelatase family protein, translating to MKYYPIFLDIKDKDCLVVGGGSVGARKAVTLEKCGANVTIVSDRFSAECDRLKSSRICLEKKEYEKKDAKGMFLVFAATNNADLNRQIKADALKLNILCNVADAPDKSDFILPSIVDRGDLMVAVSTSGSSPAMAKKIRQDLECHFGPEYAKLLQLMGNIRKKLLSSGHAPDDHKQVFHTLIGKGILELIESNDEININAILWDVLGKEYTYQDLVSSRSDE from the coding sequence ATGAAGTATTATCCCATATTTCTTGATATAAAAGATAAGGACTGCCTGGTTGTCGGCGGAGGGTCCGTCGGTGCAAGAAAGGCTGTAACCCTTGAAAAATGCGGGGCAAATGTGACAATTGTCAGCGACCGGTTTTCAGCTGAATGTGATCGTTTAAAGTCAAGCCGCATTTGTCTTGAAAAAAAAGAATATGAAAAAAAAGATGCAAAGGGAATGTTTCTTGTTTTTGCTGCAACCAATAATGCGGATTTAAACCGGCAGATAAAAGCAGATGCTTTAAAGCTCAATATACTTTGTAATGTGGCGGATGCACCGGATAAAAGTGATTTTATACTTCCTTCGATAGTGGACAGAGGGGATCTGATGGTGGCGGTTTCAACATCAGGTTCAAGCCCTGCCATGGCAAAAAAAATCAGGCAGGATCTTGAATGTCATTTTGGACCGGAGTATGCAAAATTATTGCAGCTTATGGGAAATATTCGAAAAAAACTGTTATCATCGGGGCATGCCCCGGATGATCATAAACAGGTATTCCACACCCTTATCGGGAAGGGAATCCTTGAACTGATTGAATCAAATGATGAAATAAACATAAATGCAATCTTATGGGATGTTCTTGGAAAAGAATATACATATCAAGATTTAGTGTCTTCAAGGAGCGATGAATGA